The following coding sequences lie in one Stenotrophomonas rhizophila genomic window:
- a CDS encoding type I restriction enzyme HsdR N-terminal domain-containing protein, producing the protein MLKIPKKVMDRWPATVKSLVAVAISHKTRDVSEADTVTLVKDMLAEVFGYDKYNELTSEQQIRGTFCDLAVKIDGKIRVLIEVKAAAIALNETHLRQAINYGAHEGIEWIVLTNALEWRLYRIKFGQPIEYELVSSFCIADINLKNEEDQRRLFLLCREGITSDAMGLYHQHISVLNKFTVAQVILGEPVVSVIRRELRRLFPELKIESEAIVELLNNEILKREVLDGEKVKDAQQRIRKALSKSAKSLAKKAVDSIQAQTMDETSVT; encoded by the coding sequence ATGTTGAAGATTCCGAAGAAGGTGATGGATCGCTGGCCGGCTACTGTTAAATCACTGGTTGCTGTTGCGATTTCCCACAAGACCAGGGATGTGTCCGAGGCCGACACGGTGACTCTGGTCAAGGATATGCTCGCCGAGGTGTTCGGCTATGACAAATACAATGAACTGACTAGCGAGCAGCAGATTCGTGGCACGTTCTGCGACCTTGCGGTGAAGATCGACGGAAAGATTCGCGTGCTGATCGAGGTGAAGGCTGCTGCGATAGCCCTCAACGAGACGCATCTTCGGCAGGCCATCAACTATGGCGCTCACGAGGGTATTGAGTGGATCGTACTCACGAATGCGTTGGAGTGGCGTCTGTACCGAATCAAGTTCGGACAGCCAATCGAGTATGAGCTTGTCTCTTCATTCTGCATTGCAGACATCAATCTGAAAAATGAAGAGGACCAGCGACGTCTTTTCCTTCTCTGTAGAGAAGGCATTACCTCCGATGCCATGGGTCTCTACCATCAGCACATCTCCGTACTCAATAAGTTCACTGTGGCACAGGTCATTCTGGGTGAGCCGGTTGTATCGGTGATACGTCGTGAGCTGCGTCGCTTGTTCCCTGAGCTGAAGATCGAGTCAGAGGCCATCGTTGAGCTGCTCAACAACGAGATACTCAAGCGGGAGGTGCTTGATGGGGAGAAGGTCAAGGATGCCCAGCAGCGCATACGAAAGGCTCTCTCCAAGAGCGCGAAGAGCCTAGCTAAGAAGGCTGTAGATAGCATCCAAGCGCAAACTATGGATGAGACATCAGTCACTTGA
- a CDS encoding multidrug/biocide efflux PACE transporter, with protein MKAEKTLWDRVVHAVLFEGIALCLCAPVMSYVLGKSLFDTGVLTIALATCAMLWNMLYNAMFERVEKKFGFKRSVPVRIGHAVGFEGGLVLVVVLLAAWWLSISYWDAFLLEMGLIAFFLPYTYVYNLVYDKVRERLVRRGDAGRVSEG; from the coding sequence ATGAAAGCTGAAAAGACCCTCTGGGACCGTGTTGTCCACGCCGTGCTGTTTGAAGGCATTGCCCTGTGCCTGTGCGCACCGGTGATGTCGTACGTGCTGGGCAAGTCGCTGTTCGACACCGGCGTGCTCACCATCGCCCTGGCCACCTGCGCCATGCTGTGGAACATGCTCTACAACGCGATGTTCGAGCGCGTGGAAAAGAAGTTCGGGTTCAAGCGCTCCGTGCCGGTGCGCATTGGGCATGCCGTGGGCTTTGAAGGCGGGCTGGTGCTGGTGGTGGTGCTGCTGGCCGCGTGGTGGCTGTCCATCTCCTACTGGGATGCGTTCCTGTTGGAGATGGGGCTGATCGCTTTCTTCCTGCCTTACACGTATGTGTACAACCTGGTGTATGACAAGGTGCGGGAGCGGTTGGTGCGGCGTGGGGATGCTGGGCGGGTTAGCGAGGGTTAA
- a CDS encoding HsdM family class I SAM-dependent methyltransferase: MKMMAGLPGAHATHAALSTAREPLNDAADANAATYLLLALLLLKIASDTDAAAQDPDQTYGAPLHWPPTAPGAQLLVVPPEARFELLFRQRFAPGNDRRITTALQQLTQANRATLAEVFDVLRLHDGWPRDAEHRDVALSRVLGRMTVPALDFRPLRGTYRADIGQAVDRLLERSQPRRSPAPVAHVPDPLGWLMAGLMDPREDETICDVACHHGSLLLAASRWARTTHGARRHQLLGQEESDAAWACARLRLLLHGEDNHAVHAGMPLLHDALVDATGELRRFHVQLTRPPFALAWSPERGIRDTHQRFVHGMPPRQWGHLALLQHMVRTMDRHTGRIAMVVPHGVLFRDGEEALIRRSLLDANLIEAVVGLPDRLFAGSPVATALLVLRAMRDDENVLFVDARQLQPATKRGPRLDQDAAEQVLALCRRREDVAGVACLATPQMLALQGSNLSIARYVQPGEHTQMPTLEALRGQRARLRSRLGALEQALDGDLAALEERPAKAG, encoded by the coding sequence ATGAAGATGATGGCGGGCCTGCCCGGTGCACACGCCACGCACGCCGCGCTGAGCACCGCGCGCGAACCCCTCAACGACGCCGCCGATGCCAACGCGGCCACTTACCTGCTGTTGGCGCTGTTGCTGCTCAAGATTGCCAGCGACACCGACGCCGCCGCGCAGGACCCGGACCAAACCTACGGCGCGCCGCTGCACTGGCCGCCCACCGCGCCCGGGGCGCAGCTGCTGGTAGTCCCGCCCGAGGCGCGCTTTGAGCTGCTGTTCCGCCAGCGTTTCGCCCCCGGCAATGACCGCCGCATCACCACCGCGCTGCAGCAGCTCACCCAGGCCAACCGCGCCACGCTTGCCGAGGTGTTCGATGTGCTGCGCCTGCACGATGGCTGGCCGCGCGATGCCGAGCACCGCGATGTGGCGCTCTCCCGCGTGCTGGGCCGCATGACAGTGCCGGCGCTGGACTTCCGCCCCCTGCGCGGCACCTACCGGGCCGACATCGGGCAAGCGGTGGACCGCCTGCTGGAGCGCAGCCAGCCCCGCCGCAGCCCCGCGCCCGTGGCCCACGTGCCCGACCCGCTGGGCTGGCTGATGGCCGGGCTGATGGACCCGCGCGAAGACGAAACCATCTGCGATGTGGCCTGCCACCACGGCAGCCTGCTGCTGGCGGCCAGCCGCTGGGCGCGCACCACCCACGGCGCACGCCGGCACCAGTTGCTGGGCCAGGAAGAGAGCGACGCCGCCTGGGCGTGTGCGCGCCTGCGCCTGTTGTTGCATGGCGAAGACAACCACGCGGTGCATGCGGGCATGCCGCTGCTGCACGACGCCCTGGTGGATGCCACCGGGGAGCTGCGGCGGTTCCACGTGCAGCTCACGCGCCCGCCGTTTGCGCTGGCGTGGTCGCCCGAGCGCGGCATCCGCGATACGCACCAGCGTTTTGTGCATGGCATGCCGCCACGCCAGTGGGGCCATCTGGCGCTGTTGCAGCACATGGTGAGAACGATGGACCGGCACACCGGGCGCATTGCGATGGTGGTGCCGCACGGGGTGCTGTTCCGCGATGGCGAGGAAGCGTTGATTCGCCGCAGCCTGCTGGACGCCAACCTGATTGAGGCCGTGGTCGGCCTGCCCGATCGGCTGTTTGCGGGCAGCCCGGTGGCGACCGCCCTGCTGGTGCTGCGCGCGATGCGCGACGACGAGAACGTGCTGTTTGTGGACGCGCGCCAGCTGCAGCCGGCCACCAAACGTGGCCCTCGCCTGGACCAGGACGCTGCAGAGCAGGTGCTGGCGCTGTGCCGCCGTCGCGAGGATGTGGCCGGTGTGGCCTGTCTGGCGACGCCGCAGATGCTGGCCTTGCAGGGCAGCAACCTGAGCATTGCGCGCTATGTGCAGCCGGGCGAGCACACCCAGATGCCCACGCTGGAGGCGCTGCGTGGGCAGCGTGCGCGGCTGCGTTCGCGCTTGGGCGCGTTGGAGCAGGCACTGGACGGCGATCTGGCAGCGCTGGAAGAGCGGCCAGCGAAAGCGGGCTGA
- a CDS encoding restriction endonuclease subunit S — MNTLTRIALLGDVASIRQGHPFRGAIAAVPEGPVQVIQLKNLAQDGLQERDHLLRTALRARKPPDWVQDQDVLIAGRGNHPLAMLLHNPPESTVCSPHLYVLRVCTPDLLPAFLAWQLNQRAAQAYLRQQAAGSRQQSLRKTAVAQLPVHVPPVAQQRRIVGIASAAQAEQRCLEALIHIRQQEIAVVAEQVLQGSGV; from the coding sequence ATGAACACTCTCACGCGCATTGCCCTGCTTGGCGACGTGGCCAGCATCCGCCAGGGCCACCCCTTTCGCGGTGCCATTGCCGCCGTGCCGGAGGGCCCGGTGCAGGTCATTCAACTCAAGAATCTTGCCCAGGATGGGCTGCAGGAACGCGACCACCTGCTGCGCACCGCGCTGCGTGCGCGCAAGCCGCCCGACTGGGTGCAGGATCAGGATGTTCTGATCGCCGGGCGCGGCAATCACCCGCTGGCGATGCTGCTGCACAACCCGCCAGAATCCACGGTGTGCAGCCCGCACCTGTATGTGCTGCGGGTGTGCACGCCCGATTTGCTGCCGGCCTTCCTGGCCTGGCAGTTGAACCAGCGCGCGGCGCAAGCCTACCTGCGCCAGCAGGCGGCCGGGTCACGCCAGCAGAGCCTGCGCAAAACAGCGGTGGCGCAGTTGCCGGTGCATGTGCCGCCGGTGGCGCAGCAGCGGCGCATTGTGGGCATTGCCAGCGCAGCGCAGGCCGAACAGCGCTGCCTGGAAGCGCTGATCCACATTCGCCAACAGGAGATTGCCGTGGTGGCCGAGCAGGTGTTGCAAGGGAGTGGCGTATGA
- a CDS encoding GNAT family N-acetyltransferase has translation MRGLTLSAASVADTDVLHRLLQLYYFEASAWSGEQIAPDGTYDCARADVEANLRETPTWAQLLWLDGVLCGFVLVDEVEHEGQRIPELADLFVLPTHRGKGIAREVVARLVLPGSGRWLLATFRNDTVAHAFWRRNLPKMGLTIETPAPPDDSDFHFFLISAA, from the coding sequence ATGCGAGGACTCACGCTCAGCGCCGCCTCGGTTGCCGACACCGACGTGCTGCACCGCCTGCTGCAGCTGTATTACTTCGAAGCGTCGGCATGGAGCGGCGAGCAGATCGCCCCCGACGGCACCTACGATTGCGCCCGCGCCGATGTGGAAGCCAACCTGCGCGAGACGCCCACCTGGGCGCAGCTGCTGTGGCTGGACGGCGTGCTGTGCGGGTTCGTGCTGGTGGACGAGGTGGAGCACGAGGGCCAGCGTATTCCCGAGCTGGCCGACCTGTTCGTGCTGCCCACGCACCGCGGCAAGGGCATCGCACGCGAGGTGGTTGCGCGCCTGGTGCTGCCGGGCAGTGGCCGCTGGTTGCTGGCCACGTTCCGCAACGACACGGTGGCCCATGCGTTCTGGCGCAGGAACCTGCCGAAGATGGGCCTGACCATCGAGACGCCGGCGCCGCCCGACGACTCGGACTTCCATTTCTTCCTGATCAGCGCGGCGTAG
- a CDS encoding LysR family transcriptional regulator: protein MKHFPWDNLMVLLAVVRGGTLREAAKAARMSTATLSRRLDALEERLGGKVVERTSTGCIPTELGQRVFALAEQMEEAADEIAREADTPKELVGTVRINADEWASFLLITLLPGLNRLHPGLGVEVLTSREPYNLARREADALLRYGPPDTTDLRGDRVGRVEYALYANQAYAARRQAAIANQAWHELEFVGLDEPRVEFEVERWLRTLPGANRPWLRCNYSVGVLDGVTAGGGLGVIERTVAEHVGGLVRVRDAPALTQDVWLWTHRSLYETPRFQAVRDFLKHAWLNAVAERAPPSA from the coding sequence ATGAAACACTTTCCGTGGGACAACCTGATGGTGCTGCTGGCGGTGGTGCGCGGCGGCACCCTGCGCGAAGCCGCCAAGGCCGCGCGGATGAGCACGGCCACGCTGTCGCGCCGGCTGGATGCGCTGGAAGAGCGCCTGGGCGGCAAGGTGGTGGAGCGCACGTCCACCGGCTGCATTCCCACCGAGCTGGGGCAACGGGTGTTCGCGTTGGCCGAGCAGATGGAAGAGGCCGCCGACGAGATCGCCCGCGAGGCCGATACGCCCAAGGAGCTGGTGGGCACGGTGCGGATCAACGCCGACGAATGGGCCAGCTTCCTGCTGATCACCCTGCTGCCCGGGCTGAACCGCCTGCACCCCGGCCTGGGCGTGGAGGTGCTTACCTCGCGCGAGCCCTACAACCTGGCCCGCCGCGAGGCCGACGCGCTGCTGCGCTACGGCCCGCCCGACACCACCGACCTGCGCGGCGACCGCGTGGGGCGGGTGGAGTACGCGCTGTACGCCAACCAGGCCTACGCCGCGCGGCGGCAGGCGGCTATCGCCAACCAGGCGTGGCATGAACTGGAATTTGTGGGGCTGGACGAACCGCGCGTGGAGTTCGAGGTGGAACGCTGGCTGCGCACCTTGCCCGGCGCCAACCGCCCGTGGCTGCGCTGCAACTACTCGGTGGGCGTGCTGGACGGCGTGACCGCCGGCGGCGGGCTGGGCGTGATTGAACGCACGGTGGCCGAACACGTGGGCGGGCTGGTGCGCGTGCGCGATGCACCGGCGCTCACCCAGGACGTGTGGCTGTGGACGCATCGCTCGCTGTATGAAACGCCGCGCTTCCAGGCCGTGCGCGATTTCCTCAAGCACGCCTGGCTCAACGCGGTGGCCGAACGCGCGCCGCCGTCGGCGTAG
- a CDS encoding type I restriction endonuclease, which yields MSRAPVRGVVTRSTLGWLQRLGWQYLAPNRRCSLRGDNGSMLLDGRLRQYLQQLRFEAHGERWPLDADGIAQVLAAVTQGPLRRGSQAGNDALLVALRNGVCVAQRLPDGRTVRATVPLVDWAEPLNNQWDIASARDEGQPLLDAAPRIDVLMGYVNGLPLLRLLCVERDGQARWGRDAAAIALHYRQVRTRGNACSPPLLLALDRRGGRYAGSGAPAGGWVRWREQGWNPDAVQQLRDTVSMPRTGAAEANGRWLRAVHAPLLAGVAAPARVLALLRGFMHTGADGQPRIARAAQFFAVQAGLAQLRRIDAQGCRGRGHLRLAAGAGMALTWHWLVQQVQRDPWLRHCRVLRVQQHPAAAPQAGRRGELPVSPGRRLAAFMADGRGCTLQTTPGTLQAWLRRRDAGHDGDDLILLVDAHLQAGQPAWVERARERLPRAGWLWLGNGPPPEAVTSVASEPLLFACSNADAIADGLLAPVYHHALQPTPPRRQKAKRGATLLVEPAAPPSGRWASTIAQHLRDTLQHTERNLRAVLLVHDADTMRRYQRAFARDGAVHSAMVGPGCGRASAAQQQAQLLIASDPHALPYLDARMALAYLDTAVDSAGLARILTLLNRPHLHKHCAWLVHLPGVPAPWQHGEADGWAPLPLQQVQAGLSRQHRRLRALLPPTGSADFHACRAHVGPRWGVDAHGQERDVHRLRRRCLHQRVTGFGQQLQAAMLALPGEGSGAEADTPQQRYRYDLHFCSLLRDAVAAEACEAHLSGDEDVRIRHWARERAPEVRDAGWDYLGAMDTLPANPRHEADALHSLLRHQLETSTMGAAARLQLQRQLRGLLATPRPPAERLHCLQALQALQVLRGRALDFPAAGSATRVQLACRGVLVRTLGAPKNTAQRQLHHAVAEQLHSAIGAAHAAQPRAPHLALADLQRRLAPALAAVLSPAHCEAVLAQLPTLLADTAPAPT from the coding sequence ATGAGCCGCGCACCGGTGCGCGGGGTGGTAACCCGCTCCACCTTGGGCTGGTTGCAGCGCCTGGGCTGGCAGTACCTGGCGCCGAACCGGCGTTGTTCCCTGCGCGGCGATAACGGCAGCATGCTGCTGGACGGTCGTTTGCGGCAGTACCTGCAACAGCTGCGCTTTGAGGCGCACGGGGAGAGGTGGCCGCTGGATGCGGACGGCATTGCGCAGGTGCTGGCCGCCGTAACCCAAGGCCCGCTGCGGCGCGGCTCACAGGCAGGCAACGACGCCCTGCTGGTCGCGCTGCGCAACGGGGTATGCGTAGCGCAGCGGCTGCCAGATGGCCGCACTGTGCGGGCCACGGTGCCGCTGGTGGATTGGGCCGAACCGCTGAACAACCAATGGGACATCGCCAGCGCGCGTGACGAGGGCCAGCCGCTGCTGGATGCGGCGCCACGGATTGATGTGCTGATGGGCTACGTCAACGGGCTGCCCTTGCTGCGGCTGCTGTGCGTGGAGCGCGATGGGCAGGCGCGCTGGGGCCGGGATGCGGCGGCCATTGCCTTGCACTACCGGCAGGTGCGCACCCGCGGCAATGCGTGCAGCCCGCCATTGCTGCTGGCGCTGGACCGGCGCGGCGGGCGCTATGCGGGCAGCGGCGCACCCGCTGGCGGCTGGGTGCGGTGGCGCGAGCAGGGCTGGAACCCGGACGCCGTGCAGCAGCTGCGCGATACCGTGTCCATGCCCCGGACCGGCGCTGCCGAGGCCAATGGCCGCTGGCTGCGCGCGGTGCACGCGCCGTTGCTGGCCGGCGTGGCGGCGCCGGCGCGGGTGTTGGCGCTGCTGCGGGGTTTCATGCACACGGGTGCGGACGGCCAGCCACGTATCGCGCGGGCGGCGCAGTTCTTCGCGGTGCAGGCCGGGCTGGCGCAGTTGCGGCGTATCGACGCGCAGGGCTGCCGGGGGCGTGGACACCTGCGGCTGGCAGCGGGCGCCGGCATGGCGCTTACGTGGCACTGGTTGGTGCAGCAGGTGCAGCGCGACCCGTGGTTACGCCACTGCCGGGTGTTGCGGGTGCAACAGCACCCTGCCGCTGCACCCCAGGCGGGCAGGCGGGGCGAACTGCCGGTGTCGCCCGGGCGGCGGCTGGCGGCCTTCATGGCCGACGGGCGCGGCTGCACCCTGCAGACCACGCCGGGCACGCTGCAGGCCTGGCTGCGCCGCCGCGACGCCGGGCATGACGGTGACGACCTGATTCTGCTGGTGGACGCCCACCTGCAGGCCGGCCAGCCGGCGTGGGTGGAACGCGCGCGTGAGCGGCTGCCGCGCGCCGGGTGGCTGTGGCTGGGCAACGGCCCGCCGCCGGAAGCGGTGACGAGCGTAGCGAGCGAGCCGCTGCTGTTTGCGTGCAGCAATGCCGATGCCATCGCCGATGGCCTGTTGGCGCCGGTGTACCACCATGCGCTGCAGCCCACCCCACCGCGGCGGCAGAAAGCCAAGCGCGGGGCCACGCTTCTGGTTGAGCCCGCCGCGCCGCCCAGCGGCCGCTGGGCGTCCACCATCGCCCAGCACCTGCGCGATACCTTGCAGCACACCGAACGGAACCTGCGCGCGGTGCTGCTGGTGCACGATGCCGACACCATGCGCCGGTACCAGCGTGCCTTTGCCAGGGACGGCGCGGTGCACAGCGCGATGGTCGGCCCCGGGTGCGGGCGGGCCAGCGCGGCGCAGCAGCAGGCGCAACTGCTGATTGCCAGCGACCCGCACGCCCTGCCCTACCTGGATGCGCGGATGGCGCTGGCCTACCTGGACACGGCAGTGGACAGCGCGGGGTTGGCGCGGATACTGACCCTGCTCAACCGCCCGCACCTGCACAAGCACTGCGCGTGGCTGGTGCATCTGCCGGGTGTGCCAGCACCTTGGCAACACGGCGAGGCAGATGGATGGGCCCCGCTGCCGTTGCAGCAAGTGCAGGCCGGGCTATCGCGCCAGCACCGCCGCCTGCGGGCGTTGCTGCCACCCACCGGTAGCGCGGATTTCCATGCCTGCCGCGCGCACGTGGGGCCGCGATGGGGCGTGGATGCGCACGGGCAGGAGCGCGACGTGCACCGCCTGCGTCGGCGTTGCCTGCACCAGCGCGTGACCGGCTTCGGCCAGCAGTTGCAGGCCGCAATGCTGGCGCTGCCCGGCGAGGGCAGTGGAGCCGAAGCGGATACACCGCAGCAGCGTTACCGGTATGACCTGCATTTCTGTTCGCTGCTACGCGATGCGGTGGCTGCCGAGGCGTGCGAGGCGCATCTGAGTGGGGACGAAGATGTGCGCATTCGCCATTGGGCGCGCGAACGGGCGCCGGAGGTGCGTGATGCGGGGTGGGACTACCTTGGCGCAATGGACACGCTGCCAGCCAACCCACGCCATGAGGCGGATGCGTTGCACAGCCTGCTGCGCCATCAGCTGGAAACCAGCACGATGGGGGCCGCCGCACGGCTGCAACTGCAACGGCAGCTGCGGGGACTGCTGGCCACACCGCGTCCGCCTGCCGAGCGGTTGCATTGCCTGCAGGCGCTGCAGGCATTGCAGGTGCTGCGCGGCCGTGCGCTGGATTTTCCCGCAGCCGGCAGTGCGACACGGGTGCAACTGGCCTGCCGTGGGGTACTGGTACGCACCTTGGGTGCGCCGAAAAACACCGCGCAGCGGCAGCTGCATCATGCGGTGGCCGAACAGCTGCACAGCGCCATCGGCGCAGCACATGCGGCACAGCCCCGCGCGCCGCACCTGGCGCTGGCCGACCTGCAACGCCGGCTGGCCCCGGCACTGGCAGCGGTGCTGTCGCCCGCGCATTGCGAGGCGGTGTTGGCACAGTTGCCAACGCTGCTGGCCGACACCGCACCTGCCCCCACGTAG
- a CDS encoding VOC family protein, with amino-acid sequence MRIEQLTLPTADVAATAAYFADVLQLPVHDATVTLGWSQIHLIPAGTLPVGGVHLAFNVPHNRFAAATAWLDARATRQRNAEGQEHFTFEGRWDSESIYFTGPDELILELIARRRLPASERTGAFHGSEMTCISEVGVPTNAVAALQAEIESTFGLVPLSTPTPYFAPMGDDEGLLIVVDATRRWFPEQRWLPNAQGLQVRLSGVTANAVLEDAALDWRVQSA; translated from the coding sequence ATGCGCATTGAACAGCTCACGCTCCCCACTGCCGACGTTGCCGCCACGGCCGCCTATTTCGCCGACGTGCTGCAGCTTCCCGTGCATGACGCAACGGTCACGCTCGGCTGGAGCCAGATCCACCTCATCCCCGCAGGCACCCTCCCCGTGGGCGGTGTCCACCTCGCCTTCAACGTGCCGCACAACCGCTTCGCCGCCGCCACTGCCTGGCTGGACGCGCGCGCCACGCGCCAACGCAACGCCGAAGGCCAGGAGCATTTCACCTTCGAAGGCCGGTGGGATTCTGAATCGATCTACTTCACCGGCCCCGATGAGCTCATCCTCGAACTCATCGCCCGCCGTCGCCTGCCCGCGTCGGAGCGCACCGGCGCGTTCCACGGCAGCGAGATGACCTGCATCAGCGAAGTGGGCGTACCGACCAACGCCGTCGCCGCGCTGCAGGCCGAGATTGAAAGCACATTCGGTCTGGTGCCGCTGTCCACGCCCACGCCCTACTTCGCGCCGATGGGTGATGACGAAGGCCTGCTCATCGTGGTGGACGCCACCCGCCGCTGGTTCCCCGAGCAACGTTGGCTGCCCAATGCGCAGGGCCTGCAGGTGCGGCTGAGCGGCGTGACCGCAAACGCCGTGCTGGAAGACGCCGCACTGGACTGGCGCGTGCAGTCGGCATAA
- a CDS encoding aldo/keto reductase, translating to MRISVPGRLGFGTAPLGNMYRNIPEQEALDTVEAAWQQGIRYFDAAPMYGAGLAEIRLGTALQQHRRDDYVLSTKVGRLILDEREDTTQRDLGEKGGLFEHGLPNKIVYDYTADGTLRAIEASLARLKTDRLDIVWIHDPARDFHGEGWRDVFDIAMNGAAKALTRLREEGVISAWGLGVNRVEPCEMALQQADPDGFLIAGRYTLLDHTDALRALMPASTARGLGIVVGGPYNSGILAGGTHYEYQQAKPEILARVDALRAVCAEFNVDIRAAALQFSLAHPAVAAVIPGASQPSRIAENLALVDAEIPAAFWQALRTRGLVAVDAPLPQAG from the coding sequence ATGCGCATTTCCGTTCCCGGCCGGCTGGGCTTTGGCACCGCCCCGCTAGGCAACATGTACCGCAACATCCCCGAACAGGAAGCGCTCGACACCGTTGAGGCCGCCTGGCAACAGGGCATCCGCTACTTCGACGCCGCCCCCATGTACGGCGCCGGCCTTGCCGAGATCCGGCTGGGCACGGCGCTGCAGCAGCACCGGCGCGACGACTACGTACTCAGCACGAAGGTGGGGCGCTTGATCCTGGATGAGCGCGAAGACACCACCCAGCGCGACCTGGGCGAGAAGGGCGGCCTGTTCGAGCACGGCCTGCCCAACAAGATCGTCTACGACTACACCGCCGACGGCACGCTGCGCGCCATTGAGGCCAGCCTGGCGCGCCTGAAGACCGACCGCCTGGATATCGTGTGGATTCACGACCCCGCCCGCGACTTCCACGGCGAAGGCTGGCGCGACGTGTTCGACATCGCCATGAACGGTGCCGCCAAGGCCCTGACCCGGCTGCGCGAGGAAGGCGTCATCAGCGCCTGGGGGCTGGGCGTCAACCGCGTGGAACCGTGCGAAATGGCGTTGCAGCAGGCCGATCCGGACGGCTTCCTTATCGCCGGCCGCTACACCCTGCTGGACCACACCGACGCGCTGCGCGCCCTGATGCCGGCCAGCACCGCGCGTGGCCTGGGCATCGTGGTGGGTGGCCCGTACAACTCCGGCATCCTGGCCGGCGGCACGCACTACGAATACCAGCAGGCCAAGCCCGAGATCCTGGCCCGCGTGGACGCCCTGCGTGCGGTGTGCGCCGAGTTCAACGTGGACATCCGCGCCGCCGCCCTGCAGTTCTCGCTGGCGCATCCGGCCGTGGCGGCGGTGATTCCCGGCGCCAGCCAGCCGAGCCGCATCGCAGAGAACCTGGCGCTGGTGGATGCGGAGATTCCGGCGGCGTTCTGGCAGGCGCTGCGCACGCGTGGGTTGGTGGCGGTGGATGCGCCGCTGCCGCAGGCGGGGTAA
- a CDS encoding TPM domain-containing protein yields the protein MHARTTQLWQWVMVLCLLPVLALAAPTPTPIPDLHDPVVDTVQVLSADEAQQLRTQALELQARRGAQLQVLVVDSAGDEGIEAYSQRVFDQWQIGRKGVDDGVLLLLAMGDRRVRIQTGYGLEGAIPDAYAQRIIDQAILPRLREGKPGQGILDGSALLVGLIDGEALPLPAETDNVVRLPQDWRRGDSIVALALLAGALVGAWARRAGQRGVPSRWWRVPSLMVAVVCVGALACALITPGATAALAIAMGMLVPVAMVLGWLWVDSRRARWVLSFLLVAAVAASVASVAMGRPVPSLALHLLLVFVLSIAVGLATLWVAALRTSWRTGKLGFFVRLVFLCGVSAVYAWLVHRTYAKFGDDAGLVMVIAGGFFLYITWTMVMGFHQPPQPGSRGKGGRRTRRSDRDSSSSSSSSSSSSSSSWSGGGGRSGGGGASGSW from the coding sequence ATGCACGCCAGGACGACGCAACTGTGGCAGTGGGTGATGGTGCTGTGCCTGCTGCCGGTACTGGCGCTGGCCGCGCCCACCCCCACCCCCATCCCCGACCTGCACGACCCGGTGGTGGACACCGTGCAGGTGCTGTCGGCCGATGAAGCCCAGCAACTTCGCACCCAGGCGCTGGAGCTGCAGGCACGGCGCGGTGCGCAGCTGCAGGTGCTGGTGGTCGACAGCGCCGGTGACGAGGGCATCGAAGCCTATTCGCAGCGTGTGTTCGACCAGTGGCAGATCGGCCGCAAGGGCGTGGACGATGGCGTGTTGCTGCTGCTGGCAATGGGCGACCGCCGCGTGCGCATCCAGACCGGTTACGGGCTGGAAGGGGCGATCCCCGATGCGTATGCGCAGCGCATCATCGACCAGGCCATCCTTCCGCGCCTGCGCGAGGGCAAACCCGGCCAAGGCATCCTCGATGGCAGCGCGCTGCTGGTGGGCCTGATCGACGGCGAAGCGCTGCCGCTGCCTGCCGAGACCGACAACGTGGTGCGCCTGCCACAGGACTGGCGCCGTGGCGACAGCATCGTGGCGCTGGCACTGCTGGCCGGGGCGCTGGTGGGTGCGTGGGCCCGGCGGGCGGGGCAGCGTGGCGTGCCCAGCCGCTGGTGGCGCGTTCCGTCGCTGATGGTTGCGGTGGTGTGCGTGGGCGCGCTGGCCTGCGCGTTGATCACCCCCGGTGCAACCGCCGCCCTGGCGATCGCCATGGGCATGCTGGTGCCGGTGGCCATGGTGCTGGGCTGGCTGTGGGTAGACAGCCGCCGGGCGCGCTGGGTGCTGTCGTTCCTGCTGGTGGCCGCGGTGGCGGCCAGCGTGGCCAGTGTGGCGATGGGCCGGCCGGTTCCCAGCCTGGCGCTGCACTTGCTGCTGGTGTTCGTGCTGTCCATTGCGGTGGGCCTGGCTACCTTGTGGGTGGCTGCGCTACGCACCAGCTGGCGCACCGGCAAGCTGGGGTTCTTCGTGCGGCTGGTGTTCCTGTGCGGGGTGTCGGCGGTGTACGCGTGGCTGGTCCACCGCACCTATGCGAAGTTCGGCGATGACGCGGGCTTGGTGATGGTGATCGCCGGTGGCTTCTTCCTCTACATCACCTGGACCATGGTGATGGGCTTCCACCAGCCCCCGCAGCCGGGCAGCCGGGGCAAGGGCGGGCGGCGCACACGGCGCAGCGACCGCGATTCGAGCAGCAGCTCGTCCAGCAGTTCGTCCAGCTCGTCCAGCAGCTGGTCCGGCGGTGGTGGGCGCAGTGGCGGCGGGGGTGCCTCGGGTAGCTGGTAG